Proteins encoded within one genomic window of Companilactobacillus zhachilii:
- a CDS encoding DUF4097 family beta strand repeat-containing protein, which produces MRKYFVTGFYLLVIGGILLLGGILMGANRSVIWDHGFKVAQVKNETYPLDDFKNIYVEGRDANVSIKFGDRYKIHIDGDRSQAPTYKVKDGTLTVLGSTRKGRVGVDVLGREKITITIPMNKTLDNVNLKTANSKISISDVTINNLIKTAKDMDYDADLELNDVTIHNVDKLSLYNAELEMKNSNITNLSLTGSAYSEVESENTTLKNANINLDQSNMDIESSNIDSLKAFVNHGKVEISKTTLMNKNKVRILNKGRFTGEKLTVDGLKLNTDKGIVRYFDKSYGTSFENKTDETNLLDVKATKGTITIK; this is translated from the coding sequence ATGCGTAAGTATTTTGTGACTGGTTTTTACTTATTAGTTATTGGTGGTATTTTGCTTTTAGGTGGTATTCTGATGGGTGCTAATCGCTCCGTTATTTGGGACCATGGTTTCAAAGTTGCCCAAGTAAAAAATGAAACTTATCCCTTGGATGATTTCAAAAATATTTATGTTGAAGGCCGAGATGCTAACGTAAGTATTAAGTTTGGTGACCGTTATAAAATTCATATTGATGGTGACAGATCTCAAGCTCCAACTTATAAGGTAAAAGATGGTACTTTAACCGTGCTTGGTAGCACTAGAAAGGGCCGCGTTGGTGTTGATGTTTTAGGACGTGAGAAAATCACAATTACGATTCCAATGAACAAAACATTGGATAATGTTAATTTGAAAACGGCTAATAGTAAGATCAGCATTAGTGATGTAACGATAAATAATTTGATTAAAACGGCAAAAGATATGGATTATGACGCTGATTTAGAGTTGAATGACGTAACGATTCATAACGTTGATAAACTTAGTTTGTATAACGCCGAGTTAGAAATGAAGAATTCTAATATTACTAATTTATCGTTAACAGGCAGTGCCTATTCAGAAGTTGAGTCAGAGAATACGACTTTGAAGAATGCTAATATTAATTTAGATCAGTCAAATATGGATATTGAGAGTTCGAATATTGATTCACTCAAGGCTTTTGTTAATCATGGCAAGGTTGAAATTTCCAAGACAACTTTAATGAATAAAAATAAAGTCAGAATCCTTAATAAAGGTCGCTTTACAGGTGAAAAGTTAACTGTTGATGGCTTGAAGTTGAATACTGATAAAGGAATCGTGCGATATTTCGATAAGAGTTATGGAACAAGTTTTGAAAATAAGACTGATGAAACAAACTTGCTAGATGTGAAAGCAACAAAAGGAACAATTACAATTAAGTAG
- a CDS encoding DUF1700 domain-containing protein gives MKNKVIDSYIDEFEIYLHPLDDKEKQDVLEFYREYIIDANLQTSDAIINELGTPKHLARKVLADYSIKMSEENYQNVNNGQMTSNERFSKNLKMIGLVILALMASPVAILIAIILIPLILLFLGLGVLFVLLFLFTIAMSVVGGIGAIFMGLSVIFQSFGTTIFYVGIGLLILGVDFFVIPIIVALLKWFFSVIVIFFRWLGKKLLHGRKTPMKGEKENA, from the coding sequence ATGAAGAATAAAGTAATCGATTCTTATATTGATGAATTTGAAATATATCTACATCCATTGGATGATAAAGAAAAACAAGATGTACTTGAGTTTTATCGTGAATATATCATTGATGCAAATTTACAGACGTCAGACGCAATTATCAACGAATTGGGAACGCCTAAACACTTAGCACGAAAGGTTTTAGCAGATTATTCCATCAAAATGTCCGAGGAAAATTATCAAAATGTTAATAACGGACAGATGACTAGTAATGAGCGCTTTTCCAAAAACTTGAAGATGATTGGCTTAGTTATTTTAGCTCTGATGGCTTCTCCAGTTGCCATTTTGATTGCTATCATCTTAATTCCATTGATTTTGCTATTCCTTGGTTTAGGTGTTCTATTTGTACTCCTATTTTTATTTACGATAGCAATGTCAGTTGTCGGTGGTATAGGTGCCATTTTCATGGGATTGTCGGTTATTTTCCAATCCTTTGGAACAACTATTTTTTACGTCGGAATTGGATTATTGATTCTAGGGGTAGATTTCTTCGTGATTCCTATCATCGTGGCGTTATTAAAATGGTTCTTTAGTGTGATTGTCATTTTCTTCCGTTGGTTAGGTAAGAAACTATTACACGGTCGAAAAACTCCAATGAAGGGGGAAAAGGAAAATGCGTAA
- a CDS encoding PadR family transcriptional regulator, which translates to MAIQVSTEILEGSVLALLTKEDYYGYAITREIKKVFPISESTMYPILRRLKKEDWLSTYDEAYEGRNRRYYKITDQGLERLEEIRSNWQELKAATDAILEGKNEE; encoded by the coding sequence ATGGCAATTCAAGTTTCGACTGAGATTCTTGAGGGTTCAGTTTTAGCTCTGTTGACTAAAGAGGATTACTACGGTTATGCAATTACAAGAGAGATTAAAAAGGTTTTTCCTATCTCAGAATCGACCATGTATCCAATTTTACGTCGTCTGAAAAAAGAGGACTGGTTGAGTACATACGATGAGGCCTATGAGGGTCGTAATCGTCGTTACTACAAAATTACTGATCAGGGTTTAGAACGCTTAGAAGAAATACGAAGTAATTGGCAAGAATTAAAGGCAGCTACGGATGCTATCTTGGAGGGGAAAAATGAAGAATAA
- a CDS encoding amino acid ABC transporter permease: MMNYILEILPSLLSGTMMTLKVFFWTIICSLPLGILVSLGRSSKFKPLSWLLSFYIWVMRGTPLLLQLIFVFYGLPNMPFAHIVFERYDAALFAFILNYTAYFAEIFRGGFGTISKGQFEGAKVLGLNYWQTIRKIIIPQVVKIVLPSIGNEVINLVKDSSLVYVIGLGDLLRAGNIASSRDVTLLPLVLVGIIYLLLTLVCTWLLKVLEKRFSYYR; the protein is encoded by the coding sequence ATGATGAATTATATCTTGGAAATTTTACCGTCATTATTAAGCGGAACAATGATGACTTTAAAAGTCTTCTTTTGGACAATTATTTGTTCATTACCATTGGGAATACTAGTCTCATTGGGTCGCAGTTCTAAATTCAAGCCACTAAGTTGGCTATTATCATTTTACATTTGGGTCATGCGTGGTACGCCATTGCTATTACAATTAATTTTCGTCTTCTATGGTTTACCTAATATGCCGTTCGCACATATTGTTTTTGAAAGATATGACGCCGCACTCTTTGCCTTTATTCTTAATTACACTGCCTACTTCGCCGAAATTTTCCGTGGTGGTTTTGGAACTATTAGTAAAGGACAATTCGAGGGTGCCAAGGTACTTGGTTTAAATTACTGGCAAACAATTCGAAAAATCATTATTCCTCAAGTTGTCAAAATTGTTTTACCTTCAATTGGAAATGAAGTCATCAACTTGGTTAAGGATTCATCATTAGTTTACGTAATTGGTTTAGGTGATCTCTTACGTGCCGGAAACATTGCTAGTTCCCGTGACGTTACCCTACTACCGCTAGTCTTGGTTGGTATCATTTACTTACTATTAACCCTTGTCTGCACTTGGCTTTTGAAAGTCTTGGAAAAACGTTTTAGTTATTACCGTTAG
- a CDS encoding amino acid ABC transporter ATP-binding protein, with protein MLKLENITKSFDGKTILNNLNLEVEDNSILSIVGPSGAGKTTLLRCIAGLEKVDSGTFSLNGKPFDPADESAKERVIGVVFQDFNLFPHLSVMENIALAPEMVLKQDKKTAQKNVDDLLAQLGLTSLKNQYPFELSGGQKQRVAIARALAMKPQILCYDEPTSALDPSLRDTVAQIILDLKNTGITQIVITHDPTFAKKIADQLLEVKPLNN; from the coding sequence ATGTTGAAATTAGAGAATATTACAAAAAGTTTCGATGGTAAAACCATTCTAAATAATTTAAATCTTGAAGTTGAGGACAATTCTATTCTCAGTATCGTTGGACCTAGTGGAGCTGGTAAAACTACTCTTCTACGTTGTATCGCCGGACTTGAAAAAGTTGATTCCGGAACTTTCTCACTCAATGGAAAACCTTTTGATCCTGCAGACGAATCAGCTAAAGAACGTGTCATCGGCGTTGTTTTCCAAGATTTCAATCTCTTCCCTCATCTATCAGTTATGGAAAATATCGCTCTAGCTCCCGAGATGGTACTCAAACAAGACAAAAAAACTGCTCAAAAAAATGTAGATGACTTGTTAGCCCAATTAGGTTTGACTAGCTTAAAAAACCAATACCCATTTGAATTATCCGGCGGTCAAAAACAACGTGTCGCCATTGCCCGTGCTTTAGCCATGAAGCCACAAATACTTTGTTATGACGAACCAACATCAGCTCTTGATCCAAGCTTGCGTGATACTGTAGCTCAAATTATTCTCGACTTAAAGAACACCGGTATCACACAGATTGTCATTACCCATGATCCAACTTTTGCCAAAAAAATAGCTGATCAACTACTCGAAGTTAAACCACTAAATAATTAA
- a CDS encoding amino acid ABC transporter substrate-binding protein, which translates to MKKKIFILLSLLAFFSLTLAGCSGSQKSVAQEANTTDTWSHIKKRGRVIIGLDDTFVPMGFREKDGKLVGYDIDLAKAVFKQYGIKADFQPIDWNMKETELRNRTIDLIWNGYTITPARQKQLLFSRPYMANRQVLVTKTAEKITSFKGMAGKTLGVQTSSSGASLLDEHPTMLKNYIKGKTPVLYDSFNNALMDLDANRIQGLLIDSVYAGYYISKEKDPASYHVTAGGFDGEDFAVGMRKGDKTLKKKIDQGLQELANKGELQRINKKWFGNSDNSLIKPENKKKPLD; encoded by the coding sequence ATGAAGAAAAAGATTTTTATACTTTTAAGCTTATTAGCCTTCTTTAGTCTAACTTTAGCTGGTTGTAGCGGCAGCCAAAAATCAGTTGCACAAGAGGCTAACACCACTGATACATGGTCTCATATCAAAAAGCGTGGCCGAGTCATTATCGGTTTAGACGATACCTTTGTGCCAATGGGTTTTCGTGAAAAAGACGGTAAACTAGTCGGCTACGATATTGATTTAGCTAAAGCTGTTTTTAAGCAATATGGTATTAAAGCTGACTTTCAGCCGATTGATTGGAATATGAAAGAAACCGAATTGCGTAATCGGACAATTGACTTAATTTGGAACGGTTATACTATTACTCCCGCTCGTCAAAAACAATTGCTTTTCTCACGTCCATACATGGCTAACCGACAAGTATTGGTTACTAAGACAGCCGAAAAAATCACATCGTTTAAAGGTATGGCTGGTAAAACGCTGGGGGTCCAAACTAGTTCTTCTGGTGCCAGTTTGTTAGACGAACACCCAACGATGTTAAAAAATTATATCAAGGGCAAGACCCCAGTACTTTACGACTCTTTCAATAACGCCTTAATGGATCTTGATGCTAACCGGATTCAAGGACTTTTAATCGATAGTGTCTACGCTGGTTACTACATTAGTAAAGAAAAAGACCCTGCATCTTATCATGTAACTGCTGGCGGATTTGATGGTGAAGACTTTGCTGTTGGTATGCGTAAAGGTGACAAAACCTTAAAGAAAAAAATTGACCAAGGATTGCAGGAATTAGCCAACAAGGGCGAATTACAACGAATCAACAAAAAGTGGTTTGGTAATTCTGATAACTCCTTAATTAAACCCGAAAATAAAAAGAAGCCTCTAGACTAA
- a CDS encoding ADP-ribosylglycohydrolase family protein, which translates to MQKRQIENILYAGVVGDALGVPVEFAKRDSYYINSMTAGGTWEQPAGSWSDDTSFTLPLMENLTAGGDYEQLMKKFENYMFHNEYTPDNLAFGIGHSCAKAVRNWSVNHYSALECGDPSVYANGNGALMRLAPLAIHLADEPDLQKRLQATYEYTCLTHRHPRAIVGSYIYLEILHGLLNGYALRSVLDRLPDQLNQALQNRPDELAELPKYDEVFQNNFGMTLRKEIKSTGYVVDSLLASVWCVLNSTSIDNAIILAVNLGDDTDTIASLTATISSCENLKDSVKAEWKNQLRNPELLASIIVPFAKKEASRALV; encoded by the coding sequence TTGCAAAAGCGTCAAATTGAAAATATTTTGTACGCTGGTGTAGTCGGGGATGCATTGGGAGTTCCTGTTGAGTTTGCAAAACGTGATTCTTATTATATTAATTCAATGACTGCTGGTGGCACGTGGGAACAACCTGCAGGAAGCTGGTCAGATGATACGTCATTTACCTTGCCACTGATGGAGAATTTAACGGCCGGCGGCGATTATGAGCAATTGATGAAAAAGTTCGAGAATTACATGTTTCACAACGAATATACACCAGACAATTTAGCATTCGGAATTGGCCATTCGTGTGCTAAAGCAGTTAGAAATTGGTCAGTTAATCATTATTCTGCTTTGGAATGTGGCGATCCAAGCGTATATGCTAACGGCAATGGAGCTTTGATGCGCCTTGCTCCGTTAGCGATTCATTTGGCAGACGAACCAGATTTGCAAAAGCGCCTGCAAGCAACATATGAATATACTTGTTTAACACACCGTCATCCACGAGCTATTGTTGGTAGTTACATTTATTTAGAAATTTTGCACGGCTTATTGAATGGCTATGCATTACGGTCAGTTTTAGACCGTTTGCCAGACCAATTAAATCAAGCTTTGCAAAATCGTCCAGATGAACTGGCAGAATTACCAAAATATGATGAAGTCTTTCAAAATAATTTTGGAATGACTTTACGAAAAGAAATCAAATCTACTGGCTATGTTGTAGATAGTTTATTAGCTAGTGTTTGGTGTGTGTTGAATAGCACGAGTATTGATAATGCAATTATTTTAGCCGTCAATTTAGGCGACGATACGGACACGATAGCGAGTCTTACAGCAACAATTAGTAGTTGTGAGAACTTGAAAGATAGTGTCAAAGCAGAATGGAAAAATCAACTAAGAAATCCAGAATTACTGGCTAGCATTATTGTGCCATTCGCAAAAAAAGAAGCTTCTAGGGCATTAGTCTAG
- a CDS encoding nucleoside 2-deoxyribosyltransferase, producing the protein MEKKNRVYLAGPFFSEHQIKRLDEIQKLLEANSTIGDIFRPGKDEYTGAEFGSFEWQTAVYKHDINNINVSDVVVAMLDYKIEENELEPDSGTMWECGYAIANNIPVIGVRNMTDEPLNLMLAGSLTAFFNGKDSIQEIKDYNFNTLMTRYENVKVL; encoded by the coding sequence ATGGAAAAAAAGAATCGTGTTTACTTAGCTGGACCATTTTTCAGTGAACATCAAATCAAACGTCTTGATGAAATTCAAAAACTATTGGAAGCCAATTCAACTATTGGTGACATCTTCCGTCCTGGTAAAGATGAATACACTGGTGCTGAATTTGGCTCATTCGAATGGCAAACTGCTGTTTACAAGCATGATATTAATAACATTAATGTTTCAGATGTTGTTGTCGCAATGTTAGACTATAAAATAGAAGAAAATGAATTAGAACCTGATTCCGGTACAATGTGGGAATGTGGTTATGCAATTGCTAATAACATCCCTGTTATCGGTGTGAGAAACATGACTGACGAACCATTAAACTTGATGCTTGCTGGTAGTTTAACTGCTTTCTTCAATGGTAAAGATAGTATTCAAGAGATCAAAGATTATAATTTCAATACATTAATGACACGCTACGAAAACGTTAAGGTACTTTAG
- a CDS encoding TetR/AcrR family transcriptional regulator, with amino-acid sequence MSQVTQRTEKSIITAMISLLQKKPFEKITVGDICDEALINHSTFYRYFSDKYALLHAVFSFLLDDLLNNTSNAKTIVYQIADFMEKNSSFIHHISPQYQTKANLYPEFRSILQDIVKSKSNDPASQNDPLIKMITESDSPELMISFIVGGLIGLVEYLEDNDFNVSRDKFIEFTANFFAKWSK; translated from the coding sequence ATGTCACAAGTAACACAACGAACCGAAAAATCCATTATCACAGCAATGATTTCTCTCTTACAAAAGAAACCATTCGAAAAGATCACTGTCGGTGATATTTGTGACGAAGCATTGATCAACCACAGTACTTTTTATCGCTACTTTAGTGATAAATATGCTCTACTACATGCGGTATTTTCATTTTTACTAGATGATTTGCTTAACAACACATCCAACGCAAAAACGATTGTCTATCAAATTGCGGATTTCATGGAGAAAAATAGTAGTTTTATTCATCATATTTCACCACAATATCAAACAAAGGCTAATCTTTACCCTGAATTTCGTAGTATCTTACAAGATATCGTGAAATCAAAGAGTAATGATCCGGCCAGTCAAAATGATCCATTAATCAAAATGATTACTGAATCAGACTCCCCAGAATTAATGATCAGTTTCATTGTCGGTGGTTTAATTGGTTTAGTTGAATATCTCGAAGATAATGATTTCAATGTTTCACGCGATAAGTTCATCGAATTTACCGCTAACTTCTTTGCAAAATGGTCAAAATAG
- a CDS encoding CynX/NimT family MFS transporter, whose amino-acid sequence MQSSKLNKKWFLLSMMLVAANLRLPITIIPPLLSTIEKDLGIPKSLAGLITSIPLITFAILSPVIVKVAKKLGNELTIFVFFILLIAGSYLRIIPTVWALMLGTFLAGVGIDSGNVLVPALIKDHLPHQIPLGTSLYTMSMLLIGAIGTALSGVLITKVSLQSTLAILSVVAIVALVFWIPNLRYNHRETAKNFERKQYRSVWNQNLGWLITAFFGLQSIVYYSFVTWLPSILQNHGISTIFASNLLTLLQLSGLPCSFIVPFLSIRKNGLRNLLIMLFVGYAIAPLGYLISTSNAVYLTIITIVTGFGSGLAFNMAVVFFTEKTTNPTQTAEVSGMAQSAGYLLAAVGPVLFGFIENVSGSWNMIILILVALSTLLALSGLLVARHKPIEE is encoded by the coding sequence ATGCAGTCATCAAAACTAAATAAAAAATGGTTCCTATTGAGTATGATGTTAGTAGCTGCAAACTTGCGTCTACCAATTACGATCATCCCACCATTGTTGAGTACTATTGAAAAGGACCTTGGTATTCCCAAATCATTGGCTGGTTTGATTACATCGATTCCCCTAATTACTTTTGCTATTCTTTCACCAGTTATCGTTAAAGTAGCCAAAAAACTTGGTAACGAATTAACGATTTTTGTTTTCTTTATTCTATTAATTGCTGGTAGTTATTTACGAATCATTCCAACTGTTTGGGCCTTAATGTTGGGAACATTTTTAGCTGGAGTAGGAATTGACAGTGGTAATGTCTTAGTCCCAGCTCTAATAAAAGATCATTTGCCCCATCAAATTCCACTAGGAACAAGCCTTTACACCATGTCAATGCTACTAATTGGTGCCATTGGTACAGCTTTATCAGGTGTTTTAATTACTAAAGTTAGTCTTCAATCAACATTAGCTATTTTATCTGTCGTTGCGATTGTTGCGCTAGTATTTTGGATTCCTAATCTGCGTTACAACCATCGTGAAACAGCCAAAAACTTTGAGCGGAAACAGTATCGAAGTGTTTGGAATCAAAATCTAGGTTGGTTGATCACTGCATTCTTTGGATTACAATCAATTGTTTATTATTCATTCGTAACCTGGTTGCCATCAATTTTGCAAAATCATGGTATCAGCACTATCTTTGCAAGTAACCTATTAACACTATTGCAATTGAGTGGTTTACCTTGTTCATTCATCGTACCTTTCCTATCAATTAGAAAAAACGGCCTAAGAAATCTGTTGATAATGTTATTCGTTGGTTATGCAATCGCACCACTTGGCTATCTTATTTCCACAAGTAATGCAGTCTACTTAACAATCATCACTATTGTGACTGGTTTTGGATCTGGTTTAGCCTTCAATATGGCCGTTGTTTTCTTCACTGAAAAAACAACCAATCCTACTCAAACGGCTGAAGTTTCAGGAATGGCACAGTCAGCGGGTTATCTGTTAGCTGCCGTTGGCCCTGTCCTATTCGGATTCATCGAAAATGTTTCAGGTTCTTGGAATATGATTATTTTAATTCTAGTTGCTTTGTCTACCCTACTTGCACTATCCGGTTTACTTGTTGCACGACACAAACCTATTGAAGAATAA